From Limisphaera ngatamarikiensis, one genomic window encodes:
- a CDS encoding response regulator, with product MSNQPDNAAPPPAANPAEWPPPEYHTLVLLIDDQAVVGEAVRRALADQPDIDFHFCADPKEALTVALQLRPTVILLDLVLPGTDGFTLLGQFRSNPATRDIPVLVLSIHDDPLIKSRAFALGANDYLVKLPDPVELIARLRYHSRAYINQLQRDAAYRALRESQQKLMENNATLLALNQKLEEATLAKTEFLANMSHEIRTPMNGVIGMVNLLLATDLTEEQREYAEAARHSAESLLAIVNDILDFSKIESGKLELEAHPFELHTCIEEALEQVTPKAAEKNLDLAYLLDDRLPRVIIGDATRLRQILVNLLSNGVKFTHTGEVVVEARPAPADPQPQTRTPTANEPTTQTQSCLIHFSVRDTGIGIPLHKQDRLFKSFQQVDASTARHYGGTGLGLAICRRLCELMGGRIWVESDTGKGATFHFTIRAQPAPTAAPAFWQCPQPTLARKHLLLIEDNPTNQRLVRHRATQWGLRVTTATSASEALHCLETDPPVDVILLDQQLPGTDPLALASQLKHLANPPIPIVLLSTLPLRGEDRRAAEAGFDLVVHKPIRPAQLLDTLCRALGVPVQREKRTPAPPVLDATLAQRLPLRLLVADDNPVNLQVAQTILRKLGYQADTATNGREVLAALDQKEYDILFLDVQMPELDGLEVARAIHQRLPREKRPRLIAITGAAFASDREKCLAAGMDDYISKPIRLQDIQNALERWGPTRLRDFDTTTFLARMPHASPDTLLDRTLLEELRQLPAGENLNMLQELIDLYHQTAPQQFHQIRQAMADPTQLAFQAHSLKSTSMSLGARKVVALCQRIERAARAGQLDSVPGLVTELESALQNTLRELACLRD from the coding sequence ATGAGCAACCAACCCGACAACGCCGCACCGCCCCCGGCCGCCAACCCGGCCGAATGGCCACCCCCGGAGTACCACACCCTGGTCCTCCTCATCGATGACCAGGCCGTCGTCGGCGAGGCCGTCCGACGCGCCCTCGCCGACCAGCCCGACATCGACTTCCACTTCTGCGCCGACCCCAAAGAAGCCCTCACCGTGGCCCTCCAACTCCGGCCCACCGTCATCCTGCTCGACCTCGTCCTGCCCGGTACCGACGGCTTCACCCTCCTCGGCCAGTTCCGTTCCAACCCCGCCACGCGCGACATTCCCGTCCTCGTCCTCTCCATCCACGATGACCCCCTCATCAAAAGCCGCGCCTTCGCCCTCGGCGCCAATGATTACCTCGTCAAACTCCCCGACCCCGTCGAACTCATCGCACGCCTCCGCTATCACTCCCGCGCCTACATCAACCAGCTCCAACGCGACGCCGCCTACCGCGCACTCCGCGAAAGCCAGCAAAAACTCATGGAAAACAACGCCACCCTCCTCGCCCTCAACCAGAAACTCGAGGAGGCCACCCTCGCCAAAACCGAGTTCCTCGCCAACATGAGCCATGAAATCCGCACCCCCATGAATGGCGTCATCGGCATGGTCAACCTCCTCCTGGCCACCGACCTCACCGAGGAACAACGCGAATACGCCGAGGCCGCCCGGCACAGCGCCGAATCCCTCCTGGCCATCGTCAACGACATCCTCGACTTCTCCAAAATCGAATCCGGTAAACTCGAGCTCGAAGCCCACCCCTTCGAACTCCACACCTGTATCGAGGAAGCCCTCGAACAAGTCACCCCCAAGGCCGCCGAGAAAAACCTCGACCTCGCCTACCTCCTCGACGACCGCCTCCCCCGCGTCATCATCGGCGACGCCACACGACTGCGCCAAATCCTCGTCAACCTCCTCTCCAACGGCGTCAAATTCACCCACACCGGCGAGGTCGTCGTGGAAGCCCGACCCGCCCCGGCCGACCCCCAACCCCAAACCCGCACCCCCACGGCCAACGAGCCCACCACCCAAACCCAGTCCTGCCTCATCCACTTCTCCGTCCGCGACACCGGCATCGGCATCCCCCTCCACAAACAGGATCGCCTGTTCAAATCCTTCCAACAGGTCGACGCCTCCACCGCACGCCACTACGGCGGCACCGGCCTCGGCCTCGCCATCTGCCGCCGACTCTGCGAACTCATGGGCGGCCGAATCTGGGTCGAAAGCGACACCGGCAAGGGCGCCACCTTCCACTTCACCATCCGCGCCCAACCCGCACCCACCGCCGCCCCCGCCTTCTGGCAGTGCCCCCAACCCACCCTCGCCCGCAAACACCTCCTCCTCATCGAAGACAACCCCACCAACCAACGCCTCGTCCGCCACCGCGCCACCCAGTGGGGCCTCCGCGTCACCACCGCCACCTCCGCCAGCGAAGCCCTCCACTGCCTCGAAACCGACCCGCCCGTCGACGTCATCCTGCTCGACCAACAACTGCCCGGCACCGACCCCCTCGCCCTGGCCAGCCAGCTCAAACACCTCGCCAACCCGCCCATCCCCATCGTCCTGCTCTCCACCCTCCCCCTCCGCGGCGAAGACCGCCGCGCCGCCGAAGCCGGCTTCGACCTCGTCGTCCATAAACCCATCCGCCCGGCCCAGCTCCTCGACACCCTCTGCCGCGCCCTCGGCGTGCCCGTCCAACGCGAAAAACGCACCCCGGCACCCCCCGTCCTCGACGCCACCCTCGCCCAACGCCTCCCACTCCGCCTCCTCGTCGCCGACGACAACCCCGTCAACCTCCAGGTCGCACAAACCATCCTCCGCAAACTCGGTTACCAGGCCGATACCGCCACCAACGGCCGCGAAGTCCTCGCCGCCCTCGACCAAAAGGAATACGACATCCTCTTCCTCGACGTCCAAATGCCCGAACTCGACGGACTCGAAGTCGCACGCGCCATCCACCAACGCCTGCCCCGCGAAAAACGCCCCCGCCTCATCGCCATCACCGGCGCCGCATTCGCCAGCGACCGCGAAAAATGCCTCGCCGCCGGCATGGACGATTACATCTCCAAACCCATCCGCCTCCAGGACATCCAAAACGCCCTCGAACGCTGGGGCCCCACACGCCTCCGCGACTTCGACACCACCACCTTCCTCGCACGCATGCCCCACGCCTCCCCGGATACCCTCCTCGACCGCACCCTGCTCGAGGAACTCCGCCAACTGCCCGCCGGCGAAAACCTCAACATGCTCCAGGAACTCATCGACCTCTACCACCAAACCGCACCCCAGCAATTCCACCAAATCCGGCAGGCCATGGCCGACCCCACCCAGCTCGCCTTCCAGGCCCACTCCCTCAAAAGTACCAGCATGAGCCTCGGCGCCCGCAAGGTCGTCGCCCTCTGCCAGCGCATCGAACGCGCCGCCCGCGCCGGCCAGCTCGATTCCGTTCCGGGCCTCGTCACCGAACTCGAATCCGCCCTCCAAAACACCCTCCGCGAACTCGCCTGCCTCCGGGACTGA
- a CDS encoding 3-keto-disaccharide hydrolase, which translates to MKRASWMLLLAGLAWSWIAFGQSAGVIRPFNGRNLEGWKAKPEGNQKNYWTVGTARLDPNNPERLLVEPGGQELINATPGHGQGLDLYSETLHGDAIIKLEVMVPRNSNSGIYVMGEYEVQVLDSYGKDDRPGPGDMGAIYGAQPPRHPKYRPPGEWNTYEIHWRAPRFDASGRKVANARFEKVILNGVVIHENVEMKGPTPGGVDGREKPMGPLMFQGNHGPVAYRNIEIHPLR; encoded by the coding sequence ATGAAACGAGCGAGTTGGATGCTTCTGTTGGCGGGTTTGGCATGGAGCTGGATTGCGTTTGGGCAATCGGCCGGGGTGATTCGGCCTTTTAACGGCCGGAACCTGGAGGGCTGGAAGGCCAAGCCGGAAGGGAATCAGAAGAATTACTGGACGGTGGGCACGGCGCGGTTGGACCCGAACAATCCGGAGCGGTTGTTGGTGGAACCGGGCGGTCAGGAACTGATCAATGCGACGCCCGGGCACGGGCAGGGGCTGGATCTGTACAGCGAAACTTTGCACGGGGATGCGATCATCAAGTTGGAGGTCATGGTGCCGCGCAACTCGAACAGTGGCATTTACGTGATGGGCGAGTACGAGGTGCAGGTACTGGACAGTTACGGGAAGGACGACCGGCCGGGGCCGGGTGATATGGGCGCGATTTACGGGGCGCAACCGCCGCGGCATCCCAAGTACCGGCCGCCCGGGGAATGGAACACGTACGAGATTCACTGGCGTGCGCCGCGGTTTGATGCCTCGGGCAGGAAGGTGGCCAATGCGCGGTTTGAGAAGGTGATTCTCAACGGTGTGGTGATTCACGAGAACGTGGAGATGAAAGGGCCGACGCCGGGTGGTGTGGACGGCCGTGAGAAGCCGATGGGACCGCTGATGTTCCAGGGGAACCACGGGCCGGTGGCGTATCGGAACATTGAGATTCATCCGCTGCGATAG
- a CDS encoding Dabb family protein: protein MFSHVVIFWTDPGQPGAAEELIEAAERYLRPIPGIVHFHVGRMVPSDRPVVEQSYQVGLNVVFRDKAAHDAYQVHPAHVEFVEKVFKRVCKRVLVYDFA from the coding sequence ATGTTTTCGCATGTGGTGATTTTCTGGACGGACCCGGGACAGCCGGGTGCGGCGGAAGAATTGATCGAGGCGGCGGAGCGGTATTTGCGGCCGATTCCGGGCATTGTGCATTTTCATGTGGGTCGGATGGTTCCGAGTGATCGGCCGGTGGTGGAGCAGAGTTACCAGGTGGGGTTGAACGTGGTGTTTCGGGACAAGGCTGCGCACGATGCGTATCAGGTGCATCCGGCGCATGTGGAGTTTGTGGAGAAGGTGTTCAAACGCGTGTGCAAGCGGGTCCTGGTGTACGATTTTGCGTGA
- a CDS encoding DUF1559 domain-containing protein yields the protein MPKQPMGRGDRRGRPLAFTLIELLVVIAIIAILAAMLLPALGRAKGKARTISCLNNMRQWSLAFRMYADDNSDLVPEEGNTQVPIIDPQNVDAWYNATVVYVQQPRLADLYTQNPPAPPLPGSKSIFSCPSAPDPSKAANPYANPPNFTRAFFMYGENGRLCINRNTRATLGISNTKFATIKKPADTILVAEVDPNSPQNNAPAQSNVTGQYAVARHDFRGNFAMADGSARIARTNDFLRTAAESNSAAEEWRIERRMYWYPSETTPN from the coding sequence ATGCCCAAACAACCAATGGGAAGGGGAGACCGCAGAGGCAGGCCGTTGGCCTTCACCCTGATCGAGTTGCTGGTGGTCATTGCCATCATCGCGATCCTGGCGGCCATGCTGTTGCCCGCGCTGGGCCGGGCCAAAGGTAAGGCCCGCACGATCAGTTGTTTGAACAACATGCGCCAATGGTCGCTGGCATTTCGCATGTACGCCGACGACAACAGCGATCTGGTGCCCGAGGAGGGCAACACCCAGGTGCCCATCATTGATCCCCAGAACGTGGACGCATGGTACAACGCCACGGTGGTGTACGTGCAGCAGCCGCGTCTGGCCGACCTGTACACGCAAAACCCGCCCGCACCCCCGCTGCCGGGTTCAAAAAGCATTTTTTCCTGCCCCAGTGCGCCCGATCCGAGCAAGGCGGCCAATCCGTACGCCAATCCGCCCAACTTCACCCGCGCGTTTTTCATGTACGGTGAGAACGGCCGGCTTTGCATCAACCGGAACACCCGGGCGACCCTGGGCATCAGCAACACGAAGTTTGCCACGATCAAGAAACCTGCCGACACCATTCTCGTGGCCGAGGTGGATCCCAATTCCCCGCAGAACAATGCCCCGGCGCAATCCAACGTGACCGGGCAGTACGCCGTGGCGCGGCACGATTTCCGGGGCAACTTTGCCATGGCCGACGGCAGTGCCCGCATTGCCCGCACCAATGATTTTCTGAGGACGGCCGCCGAATCCAACAGTGCGGCCGAAGAATGGCGGATCGAACGCCGGATGTACTGGTACCCCAGTGAGACCACGCCGAACTGA
- a CDS encoding dTMP kinase, whose protein sequence is MPRRTPHRFYGHGIPGVQPEQLTGRLIVIEGADGSGRSTQIRLLVDWLESCGHSTITVGLKRSALVSEELERAQQGNILSHTTLSLFYATDFADQLENQILPGLRAGQMVLADRYIYTLMARDLVRGMDEAWLRNLYGMAVVPDIVFYLQVAPEELVQRTFAKYAALDYWESGMDLGLSRDMFDSFLKYQSLMAAQFQRLQKIYGFHVIDGHRPIDVINRELRRKITALLAGKPIR, encoded by the coding sequence GTGCCACGGCGCACGCCGCACCGGTTCTATGGACATGGCATCCCGGGAGTGCAACCGGAGCAGTTGACCGGGCGGTTGATCGTCATCGAGGGCGCGGACGGCTCCGGGCGCTCCACCCAGATCCGCCTGCTGGTGGACTGGTTGGAGAGTTGCGGGCACTCCACCATCACGGTCGGTCTGAAACGTTCCGCCCTGGTCAGCGAAGAACTTGAGCGCGCTCAACAGGGCAACATTCTCAGCCACACCACGCTCAGCCTCTTTTACGCGACGGATTTTGCCGATCAACTGGAAAACCAGATCCTCCCCGGCCTCCGCGCCGGGCAGATGGTGCTGGCGGACCGTTACATCTACACCCTCATGGCCCGCGACCTGGTCCGGGGCATGGACGAGGCATGGTTGCGCAACCTGTACGGAATGGCCGTCGTGCCGGACATCGTGTTTTACCTGCAGGTGGCCCCCGAGGAACTGGTGCAACGGACCTTCGCCAAGTACGCCGCGCTGGATTACTGGGAAAGCGGCATGGACCTGGGACTTTCTCGCGACATGTTCGACAGTTTCCTCAAGTACCAGTCCCTGATGGCCGCCCAGTTCCAGAGATTGCAGAAGATTTACGGGTTCCACGTGATTGACGGGCACCGGCCCATCGACGTCATCAATCGGGAGCTGCGCCGCAAAATCACCGCGTTGCTGGCCGGCAAACCCATCCGCTGA
- a CDS encoding dTMP kinase — MKTFAQLGFPGRLIAVEGIDGSGKSTQLHLLRRWLESLDLKVFLSEWNSSELVKSATSRGKAQQLLTPTTFCLIHATDFADRYERHLVPLLRAGYLVLCDRYIFTAFARDVVRGCPAPWVRGIYSFAALPDLTFFFKADLEVSLQRILQGRPQLKFYEAGMDLRLSPDIYESFRIFQGRLLEQYLAMSTEFQFHIVDANQTIEAQQQRVRAIVAARLDLESFKRGRKPQRAESVGRGRAAV, encoded by the coding sequence ATGAAGACGTTTGCCCAACTGGGATTTCCAGGCCGGTTGATTGCCGTGGAAGGCATCGACGGCTCCGGCAAATCCACCCAACTGCACCTGCTGCGCCGGTGGTTGGAATCCCTGGACCTGAAGGTGTTTCTGAGCGAGTGGAACTCGTCGGAGCTGGTGAAAAGTGCCACCAGCCGGGGCAAGGCCCAGCAGTTGCTGACCCCCACCACCTTCTGCCTGATCCACGCCACCGACTTTGCGGATCGTTATGAGCGTCACCTGGTCCCGCTGTTGCGGGCGGGGTACCTGGTGCTGTGCGACCGGTACATCTTCACCGCGTTTGCGCGGGATGTCGTGCGCGGGTGCCCGGCGCCGTGGGTGCGCGGAATCTACAGCTTCGCCGCGCTGCCGGACCTGACCTTCTTTTTCAAGGCGGACCTGGAGGTGTCGCTCCAACGCATCCTGCAGGGCCGGCCGCAGCTCAAGTTTTACGAGGCGGGAATGGATCTGCGGCTTTCGCCCGACATCTACGAAAGCTTCCGGATCTTCCAGGGCCGTCTGTTGGAGCAATACCTGGCCATGAGCACCGAATTCCAGTTCCACATCGTCGACGCCAACCAGACCATCGAAGCCCAACAACAACGGGTTCGGGCCATTGTCGCGGCGCGTTTGGATCTGGAAAGCTTCAAGCGCGGCCGCAAACCACAGCGGGCGGAATCCGTCGGTCGGGGTCGGGCTGCTGTTTGA
- a CDS encoding DUF6807 family protein — MNEAVDDRIGRRMARWVAGVLGCVLAGWLGWGCASTGSGGTAGFRFEPVNESSLGLWEGDRPVLVYNHGVIRRAGVPERYARSTYVHPLYGVDGEVLTDDFPADHLHHRGLFWAWPHVRVGGVRYDLWLLQGIRQQFERWGRREASAREALLEVHNGWYAGEAKVVDETVRFRVHPVRGGTRAVDVAFEWRVLKGPLTLQGAEGKSYGGLTLRFAPGTNTAITIPAGRISEDLAMTNLPWADLTRLWAGSGRTSGAAIFVAPDHPGYPPQWLLRHYGVLCLGWPGVEPETFGEGDVIRARYQVWIHRGEVDAARLREAYAEYCRELGLLR, encoded by the coding sequence ATGAACGAGGCGGTAGACGATCGGATTGGGCGGAGAATGGCCCGGTGGGTGGCCGGGGTGTTGGGGTGTGTGCTGGCGGGCTGGCTCGGTTGGGGTTGTGCGAGTACCGGTTCGGGGGGGACCGCGGGTTTCCGGTTTGAACCTGTGAACGAGAGTTCGTTGGGGTTGTGGGAGGGGGATCGGCCGGTTTTGGTGTACAACCATGGTGTGATCCGGCGTGCGGGAGTGCCGGAGCGGTATGCGCGCAGCACGTATGTGCACCCGTTGTATGGTGTGGACGGGGAGGTGTTGACGGACGATTTTCCGGCGGATCATCTGCATCATCGGGGTTTGTTTTGGGCCTGGCCGCATGTGCGGGTGGGCGGGGTGCGTTATGATTTGTGGTTGTTGCAGGGGATTCGGCAGCAGTTCGAGCGTTGGGGACGGCGCGAGGCTTCGGCGCGGGAGGCGTTGTTGGAGGTGCACAATGGATGGTACGCGGGGGAGGCGAAGGTGGTGGACGAGACGGTGCGGTTTCGGGTGCATCCGGTCCGCGGAGGGACGCGGGCGGTGGATGTGGCGTTCGAGTGGCGGGTGTTGAAGGGGCCGCTGACGTTGCAGGGGGCCGAGGGGAAGAGTTACGGGGGGTTGACGTTGCGGTTTGCGCCGGGGACCAACACCGCGATCACAATTCCGGCGGGTCGGATTTCAGAGGATTTGGCGATGACGAATCTGCCGTGGGCGGATCTGACGCGGCTGTGGGCGGGGTCGGGTCGGACGAGCGGGGCGGCGATTTTTGTGGCGCCGGATCATCCGGGGTATCCGCCGCAGTGGTTGTTGCGGCATTACGGGGTGTTGTGTTTGGGCTGGCCGGGGGTTGAACCGGAGACGTTTGGGGAGGGGGATGTGATACGGGCGCGCTATCAGGTTTGGATCCATCGGGGTGAGGTGGATGCGGCCCGGTTGCGCGAGGCGTACGCGGAGTATTGTCGGGAGCTGGGCCTGTTGCGGTAG
- a CDS encoding S66 peptidase family protein yields the protein MPLRPPRLEPGDTIGLIAPAGPVRSPDAIHRAIARLEQLGFRVHTASHLFQSRGYLAGSDRQRLADLHRLFQNPRIKAILCARGGYGSTRLIPHLNLNLIRNHPKIFVGYSDVTALHAAIHTLTGLITFHGPMAGPDLGRPDLPEFTLRSLLHTLTQPHPPGSILDPATRPLVRILRKGRATGPLLPANLSMLVATLATPYQPDFHNRILCLEEVAEPPYRIDRMLTQLLHSGLLDQIAGIAIGRCERCTDPPTAEPDPLGTETLRVWEERLRPLRKPILFGLPFGHTALNATLPWGVRAELDAVRGDLRLLEPAVR from the coding sequence ATGCCACTGCGCCCGCCACGACTCGAACCCGGCGACACCATTGGCCTCATCGCGCCGGCCGGCCCCGTCCGATCCCCCGATGCCATCCACCGCGCCATCGCGCGACTCGAACAGCTCGGTTTCCGTGTCCATACCGCCTCCCACCTCTTCCAATCCCGCGGATACCTCGCCGGGTCCGACCGCCAACGACTGGCCGACCTCCACCGCCTCTTCCAAAACCCGCGCATCAAAGCCATCCTCTGCGCCCGCGGTGGCTACGGCTCCACACGTCTCATCCCACACCTCAACCTCAACCTCATCCGCAACCACCCCAAAATCTTCGTCGGCTACAGCGACGTCACCGCCCTCCACGCCGCCATCCACACCCTCACCGGCCTCATCACCTTCCACGGACCCATGGCCGGACCCGACCTCGGCCGACCCGACCTTCCCGAGTTCACCCTCCGCAGCCTCCTTCACACCCTGACACAACCCCATCCACCGGGCAGCATCCTCGACCCCGCCACCCGCCCCCTCGTCCGCATCCTCCGAAAAGGCCGCGCCACGGGGCCCCTCCTGCCCGCCAACCTCTCCATGCTCGTCGCAACCCTCGCCACCCCCTACCAACCCGACTTCCACAACCGCATCCTCTGCCTCGAAGAAGTCGCCGAACCCCCCTACCGCATCGATCGCATGCTCACCCAACTGCTCCACTCGGGATTGCTCGATCAGATCGCCGGCATCGCCATCGGCCGGTGCGAACGCTGCACCGACCCGCCCACCGCCGAGCCCGACCCACTCGGAACCGAAACCCTCCGCGTCTGGGAAGAACGACTCCGGCCCCTGCGCAAACCCATCCTCTTCGGCCTCCCCTTCGGCCACACCGCCCTCAACGCCACCCTCCCCTGGGGCGTCCGGGCCGAATTGGATGCCGTCCGCGGCGACCTCCGCCTGCTCGAACCCGCCGTCCGCTAA
- a CDS encoding aminopeptidase produces MQDPRYTQLAELVVNYSVAVKRGDPVLIDVTDVPDPMTVELMRAVRRAGGIPIVETRHSRVTREILRETDPRHAALVRDLELARMKKMKAYIAIRGADNMNETSDVPPDRMALYARITRPVLNWRVNKTRWCVLRWPTPSMAQSAGMSTEAFEDFFFRVCTLDYRKMARAMVPLWKRMQRADRVHIKGPGTDLTFSIKGIGAQMCNGLRNIPDGEVFSCPVRNSVNGVIQFNTPTLYAGTRFENVRLVFRNGRIVEATANNTERLNQILDTDPGARYTGEFSLGFNPHILQPMCDILFDEKIAGSLHLTPGQAYEACDNGNRSAIHWDMVLIQRPEYGGGEVWFDGELIRKDGRFVPRDLQGLNPERLL; encoded by the coding sequence ATGCAAGACCCACGCTACACCCAACTGGCTGAACTCGTCGTCAACTACTCCGTCGCCGTCAAACGCGGGGACCCCGTCCTCATTGACGTCACCGACGTGCCCGACCCCATGACCGTCGAACTCATGCGCGCCGTGCGCCGCGCCGGAGGCATCCCCATCGTCGAAACCCGACACAGCCGCGTCACCCGCGAAATCCTCCGCGAAACCGACCCCCGCCACGCCGCCCTGGTGCGCGACCTCGAACTGGCCCGCATGAAGAAAATGAAGGCCTACATCGCCATCCGCGGCGCCGACAACATGAACGAAACCAGCGACGTCCCCCCCGACCGCATGGCCCTCTACGCCCGCATCACACGACCCGTCCTCAACTGGCGCGTCAACAAAACCCGCTGGTGCGTCCTCCGCTGGCCCACCCCCAGCATGGCCCAAAGCGCCGGCATGAGCACCGAGGCCTTCGAAGACTTCTTCTTCCGCGTCTGCACCCTCGACTACCGCAAAATGGCCCGCGCCATGGTCCCGCTCTGGAAACGCATGCAACGCGCCGACCGCGTCCATATCAAGGGCCCCGGGACCGACCTCACCTTCAGCATCAAGGGCATCGGCGCCCAAATGTGCAACGGCCTCCGCAACATCCCCGACGGCGAGGTCTTCTCCTGCCCCGTCCGCAACTCCGTCAACGGCGTCATCCAGTTCAACACCCCCACCCTCTACGCCGGCACACGCTTCGAAAACGTCCGACTCGTCTTCCGCAACGGCCGCATCGTCGAAGCCACCGCCAACAACACCGAACGCCTCAACCAGATCCTCGATACCGACCCCGGCGCCCGCTACACGGGCGAGTTCTCCCTCGGATTCAACCCCCACATCCTCCAGCCCATGTGCGACATCCTCTTCGACGAAAAAATCGCCGGCTCCCTCCACCTCACCCCCGGCCAGGCCTACGAAGCCTGCGACAACGGAAACCGCAGCGCCATCCACTGGGACATGGTCCTCATCCAGCGACCCGAATACGGCGGCGGCGAGGTCTGGTTCGACGGCGAACTCATTCGCAAAGACGGCCGCTTCGTCCCCCGGGATCTCCAAGGGCTCAACCCGGAACGGCTCCTCTAA
- the typA gene encoding translational GTPase TypA: MEHIRNIAIIAHVDHGKTTLVDCLLKQSGTFRANEAKASEERIMDMMDLEREKGITIRAKNAAFRYKRYRVNLVDTPGHADFGGEVERIMNMIDGVLLVVDAAEGPQAQTRFVLRKALEAGAKPIVVINKIDRENARPQWALDQVFDLFLSLNATDEQLDFPYVFCSAKAGYARLRLEDTNETMEPLFEAIVRHIPPPRARAGEGFQLLVANLDYSDYLGRIALGKVMAGRIRVGEPAVCLHGDGRVTEGRVTALFHYEGLKQVQIEEAPAGDIVGVCGFETVAIGETLADRPERGALPFIPVDPPTIQMDFAVNDGPLAGQDGKLVTARHIWERLQREVRTNVGLRVEATEDPKVFRVSGRGEMQIAILVEQMRREGYEVLVSRPEVLWRRDAEGNLLEPIERLFLEVPQESMGAVLENLAWRKAEIQQLTPHGDQVSIEALIPMRGLIGFETDLVNLTRGLGVMSHLFHGYGPDRGEIPARRNGSLVSMEDGVATAYALDALQERGRLMIEPGDRVYKGMIVGEHAREQDLLVNPCKTKHLTNIRSQGEGKGIQLSPPLKLTLERALEYIGPDEYVEATPHHLRLRKKILDEHQRKRAAQQRAVRVLSD; this comes from the coding sequence ATGGAACACATACGGAACATCGCGATCATTGCCCACGTGGATCATGGGAAGACCACGTTGGTGGATTGTTTGCTGAAGCAATCGGGGACGTTCCGGGCCAACGAGGCGAAGGCCTCGGAGGAGCGGATCATGGACATGATGGATCTGGAGCGGGAGAAGGGGATTACGATCCGGGCCAAGAACGCCGCGTTTCGGTACAAGAGGTATCGGGTGAATTTGGTGGACACGCCGGGGCATGCGGATTTCGGGGGTGAGGTGGAGCGGATCATGAACATGATTGACGGGGTGTTGCTGGTGGTGGATGCGGCGGAGGGTCCGCAGGCGCAGACGCGGTTTGTGTTGCGGAAGGCTTTGGAGGCGGGGGCCAAGCCGATTGTGGTGATCAACAAGATTGACCGGGAGAACGCGCGACCGCAGTGGGCGCTGGACCAGGTGTTTGATCTGTTTTTGTCGCTGAACGCGACGGACGAGCAGCTGGATTTTCCGTACGTATTTTGTTCGGCGAAGGCCGGGTACGCGCGGTTGCGGTTGGAGGATACGAACGAGACGATGGAACCGTTGTTTGAGGCGATTGTGCGGCACATACCGCCGCCGCGGGCGCGGGCCGGTGAAGGGTTTCAGTTGCTGGTGGCGAATCTGGATTATTCGGATTACCTGGGGCGGATCGCGTTGGGGAAGGTGATGGCGGGTCGGATCCGGGTGGGCGAGCCGGCGGTGTGTTTGCACGGGGATGGTCGGGTGACGGAGGGGCGGGTGACGGCGCTGTTTCACTATGAGGGGTTGAAGCAGGTGCAGATCGAGGAGGCGCCGGCGGGTGACATTGTGGGGGTGTGCGGTTTTGAGACGGTGGCGATTGGGGAGACACTGGCGGACCGGCCGGAGCGCGGGGCGTTGCCGTTTATTCCGGTGGATCCGCCGACGATCCAGATGGATTTTGCGGTCAATGATGGTCCGTTGGCGGGGCAGGATGGGAAGCTGGTGACGGCGCGGCACATTTGGGAGCGGCTCCAACGGGAGGTGCGAACCAATGTGGGTTTGCGGGTGGAGGCGACGGAGGATCCGAAGGTCTTCCGGGTGAGCGGTCGCGGGGAGATGCAAATCGCGATTCTGGTGGAGCAGATGCGGCGGGAGGGGTACGAGGTGCTGGTGTCGCGGCCGGAGGTGTTGTGGCGGCGGGATGCGGAGGGGAATCTGCTGGAACCGATTGAGCGGCTGTTTTTGGAGGTTCCGCAGGAGAGCATGGGGGCGGTGCTGGAGAACCTGGCGTGGCGGAAGGCGGAGATCCAGCAACTGACGCCGCACGGGGACCAGGTTTCGATTGAGGCGTTGATTCCGATGCGGGGGTTGATCGGGTTCGAGACGGATCTGGTGAATCTGACGCGTGGGTTGGGAGTGATGAGCCATTTGTTTCACGGTTACGGTCCGGATCGCGGGGAGATTCCGGCGCGGCGGAATGGTTCGTTGGTGAGCATGGAGGATGGGGTGGCGACGGCGTATGCGTTGGACGCGTTGCAGGAGCGGGGCCGGTTGATGATTGAGCCGGGGGACCGGGTGTACAAGGGGATGATCGTGGGGGAGCATGCGCGGGAGCAGGATTTGCTGGTGAATCCCTGCAAGACGAAGCATTTGACGAACATCCGATCGCAGGGGGAGGGCAAGGGGATTCAGCTGAGTCCGCCGTTGAAGCTGACGTTGGAACGGGCGCTGGAGTACATCGGGCCGGACGAGTACGTGGAGGCGACGCCGCATCATTTGCGGCTGCGGAAGAAGATCCTGGACGAACACCAGCGGAAGCGCGCGGCGCAGCAGCGCGCGGTGCGGGTGCTGTCGGACTGA